A single window of Dysgonomonadaceae bacterium PH5-43 DNA harbors:
- a CDS encoding hypothetical protein (product_source=Hypo-rule applied; cleavage_site_network=SignalP-noTM; pfam=PF13320,PF19543; superfamily=51445): MNKLLSIFLVFAFSFSANLFSQDYEEYEFTDVSYDSLWSNVKNDLNYGWVSSDIRFEKNVPPTVKPAKVWKTTAWKGEAVNLQAVIWTKKDLGEIKANVNNVSISKNIKIPDENLQISAVRFVVTDELNKNKNGTCGHRPDPTKFDSLLVADVIDIKPSVNINANEVRPFWVKIKIPQDAKAGTYKGVLSFNNSELSNLPFEIKVQDKILPEPKDWAFHLDLWQNPFSVARYHNVPLWSEEHLELMRPVMKILADAGQKIITTSIMHKPWNAQTYDYFESMVMRIKKLDGSWQYDYSVLDKWVEYMMSVGIDQQINCYTLIPWDLSFQYFDQASDQLKKTKANPGTKEFDDYWLPFLIDFASHLKAKGWFDITTIAMDERPMKSMQQVIKLIKKADPNYKVSLAGNYHAELVDDLYDYCIALRQNFPPDVLEKRKNEGKKSTIYTCCSEAYPNSFTFSPPAESAWYGWYAANKGYDGYLRWAYSSWVKDPLVDTRFTAFGAGDCFFVYPNGRSSIRMEKLIEGIQAYEKVRILREKFTKENNKAKLDKLNKILSAFEEKNLKEVSASDAINKANAELNKL; the protein is encoded by the coding sequence ATGAATAAGTTATTATCTATTTTTTTAGTGTTTGCATTCTCTTTTTCTGCAAACTTATTTTCTCAAGATTATGAAGAATATGAATTTACTGACGTAAGCTACGATTCTTTATGGTCTAACGTAAAAAACGATCTCAACTATGGTTGGGTTTCTTCGGATATAAGATTTGAAAAGAATGTTCCTCCAACAGTAAAACCTGCCAAAGTGTGGAAAACTACTGCTTGGAAAGGAGAGGCTGTAAACCTACAAGCTGTTATCTGGACTAAAAAAGATTTAGGCGAAATTAAAGCAAATGTCAATAATGTTTCTATATCAAAAAACATCAAAATCCCCGATGAAAACTTACAAATTAGTGCTGTTAGGTTTGTAGTAACCGACGAGCTTAACAAGAATAAAAATGGAACTTGCGGACACAGACCCGACCCTACTAAGTTTGATTCTCTTTTGGTTGCCGACGTTATAGACATTAAGCCTTCTGTAAATATAAACGCTAACGAGGTTAGACCTTTTTGGGTGAAGATAAAAATACCTCAAGATGCAAAAGCTGGAACATACAAAGGAGTTCTTAGTTTCAACAATTCAGAATTAAGCAACTTGCCTTTCGAGATAAAAGTACAAGATAAAATTCTTCCAGAGCCTAAAGACTGGGCTTTCCATTTAGATTTGTGGCAAAATCCTTTTTCTGTTGCTCGTTACCATAATGTTCCTTTGTGGAGCGAAGAGCATTTAGAGTTAATGCGACCAGTAATGAAGATTCTTGCTGATGCCGGACAAAAGATTATCACAACAAGCATAATGCACAAACCTTGGAATGCACAAACTTACGACTACTTTGAAAGCATGGTAATGAGAATTAAAAAACTCGATGGTTCATGGCAATACGATTATTCTGTATTAGACAAATGGGTAGAGTATATGATGTCTGTAGGTATAGACCAACAGATAAACTGTTACACCCTGATACCTTGGGATTTATCTTTTCAATATTTCGACCAAGCATCTGACCAACTTAAAAAAACTAAAGCTAATCCTGGAACAAAAGAGTTTGACGACTATTGGCTCCCTTTTTTAATCGATTTTGCATCTCACTTGAAGGCTAAAGGTTGGTTCGATATAACCACTATTGCTATGGACGAAAGACCGATGAAAAGTATGCAACAAGTAATAAAGCTAATTAAAAAGGCTGACCCTAACTACAAGGTATCTTTAGCTGGCAATTATCACGCCGAGTTAGTAGATGATTTATACGATTACTGCATAGCTTTACGTCAAAACTTCCCTCCTGATGTATTAGAAAAGAGAAAGAATGAAGGCAAGAAAAGCACCATTTACACCTGTTGCTCCGAAGCATATCCTAATTCATTTACATTCTCTCCTCCTGCCGAATCGGCTTGGTATGGCTGGTATGCTGCCAACAAAGGATATGATGGATATTTGCGTTGGGCTTACAGCAGTTGGGTAAAAGACCCTTTAGTAGATACTCGTTTCACTGCATTTGGAGCAGGCGATTGTTTCTTTGTATATCCAAACGGTCGTTCATCTATTCGTATGGAAAAATTAATAGAAGGTATTCAAGCCTACGAAAAAGTGAGAATATTGAGGGAGAAATTTACTAAAGAAAATAATAAGGCTAAACTTGATAAGCTAAACAAAATACTCTCGGCATTTGAAGAAAAGAACTTAAAAGAAGTGTCGGCATCCGATGCAATAAACAAGGCAAATGCAGAACTAAACAAATTATAA
- a CDS encoding hypothetical protein (product_source=Hypo-rule applied; cath_funfam=3.30.200.20; superfamily=47459), protein MKRIMPKCETGCFNCPKQFVSKYEMDSAEVLPTVIRYVAALRQLLSFSFYLLTFLCASRKKALKALDFMFNLYYVCAKNFPYE, encoded by the coding sequence ATGAAACGAATTATGCCGAAGTGCGAAACAGGTTGTTTTAATTGTCCGAAACAATTCGTTTCAAAGTATGAAATGGATTCTGCTGAAGTGTTGCCTACGGTTATAAGGTACGTCGCCGCCTTGCGCCAACTTTTATCTTTTAGTTTTTATCTTTTAACTTTCCTGTGTGCTTCACGCAAAAAAGCCTTAAAAGCTCTTGACTTTATGTTTAATTTGTATTATGTTTGCGCTAAAAATTTCCCTTATGAATAA
- a CDS encoding hypothetical protein (product_source=Hypo-rule applied; cath_funfam=2.60.120.430; cleavage_site_network=SignalP-noTM; pfam=PF02368,PF15892; smart=SM00635; superfamily=49373,49785,50939) produces MKTLVLSIVFVFVANMFGSTNAFADSDSKVEDYLTLTKDGAWCWFADPRAVYYEGEKKQTYIAWVNSQGDIMIASFNHDTNEYQEKLIHSKLEIDDHDAPTILIRNDGRIMVFYSKHQSAGPMQRVISTNPEDISSFSTSYTWGTNVSYPNPFQVGDSICLLYRGINWHPTIAVSKDNGLTFTDVRQLVLNGGDRPYARYCQGADGSIHVAVTTGHPRNESKNQIFYFKLKDNKFYRADGSLIKEFTTEGINLGGKGNNTGVGSEAEIVYDGTSNGRGWIWDITIDPETQNPVMVYASFPTESDHRYNYAYWDGTEWVNKEIVRSGKWFPQTATGVTEAEPHYSGGISMDYNNPSVVYLSKQVNDVFEIYKYETDDKGKTWTTTPITENTPSGIVNARPIVPRNHKEGFFDVIWMRGTYTYYYQKYNTALVFLGNKTDNINSISLDKAELSLTIGDKETLTASLLPITSNNTLKWTSSNPSVATVENGIIEGVSVGSADITVETVNGKTAVCSVTVNERTFLTEAFFDFGTTVSSVATGAIRISENDMLSGSYGWLTKVDTRSRSITDKEKRDFALSTAVGIFRVYMVNGSYNVKVMQGDNDYAHDNMRTTVNGEIKINSVSAAKGEFVVSDFEVKVEDNLMEFKFSDEGGSDANWVLNSIRIEPKPNSIKNIEIGDLLQPGTSVTVFNLLGIKIGEYILESNDLISFLKGKQIPEGTYIVSLNKENTNKVLKLQIDK; encoded by the coding sequence ATGAAAACACTTGTTTTATCTATTGTTTTTGTGTTTGTAGCCAATATGTTTGGCTCGACAAATGCGTTCGCAGATTCAGATTCTAAGGTAGAAGACTACCTAACTCTTACCAAAGATGGTGCTTGGTGTTGGTTTGCCGACCCCAGAGCCGTGTATTACGAAGGAGAGAAAAAGCAAACTTATATTGCTTGGGTTAACAGTCAAGGAGATATAATGATAGCTTCTTTCAATCATGACACAAATGAGTATCAGGAAAAATTAATTCATTCTAAACTTGAAATTGACGACCACGATGCGCCTACTATATTAATAAGAAACGATGGGCGTATAATGGTGTTTTACTCAAAGCACCAATCGGCAGGACCTATGCAAAGAGTTATATCTACTAATCCAGAAGATATAAGTTCATTTTCAACTTCATATACTTGGGGAACAAATGTTAGTTATCCTAATCCTTTTCAGGTAGGAGATAGTATTTGCCTTTTGTATAGAGGTATAAATTGGCACCCTACTATTGCAGTTTCTAAAGATAATGGTCTTACATTTACCGACGTTAGACAATTAGTACTTAATGGAGGTGATCGCCCTTACGCTCGCTACTGTCAAGGTGCTGATGGAAGTATTCACGTTGCGGTAACAACAGGACACCCTCGTAATGAATCTAAAAACCAAATATTCTATTTCAAATTAAAAGATAATAAGTTTTATAGAGCTGATGGTTCTTTAATTAAAGAATTTACAACTGAAGGTATAAATTTAGGAGGTAAAGGAAACAATACAGGAGTAGGAAGCGAAGCCGAAATTGTTTATGATGGAACTTCAAATGGAAGAGGTTGGATATGGGATATAACTATTGACCCGGAAACACAAAACCCAGTAATGGTTTATGCGTCTTTCCCTACGGAAAGTGATCACCGATATAATTATGCTTATTGGGACGGAACTGAATGGGTGAATAAAGAAATAGTAAGATCGGGTAAATGGTTCCCTCAAACTGCAACTGGAGTAACAGAGGCTGAGCCTCATTATTCAGGAGGTATATCAATGGACTATAATAATCCTTCAGTAGTTTATCTGTCTAAACAAGTTAACGATGTATTTGAGATTTATAAATACGAAACCGACGACAAGGGAAAAACGTGGACTACTACTCCTATTACAGAAAACACTCCAAGTGGCATAGTAAACGCACGTCCTATCGTTCCTCGCAATCATAAGGAGGGTTTCTTCGATGTTATATGGATGAGGGGTACTTATACTTATTATTATCAAAAGTATAATACAGCTCTTGTTTTCTTGGGTAATAAAACCGACAATATAAATAGTATATCGTTAGATAAAGCAGAATTATCACTAACTATAGGAGATAAGGAAACTCTTACAGCTTCTTTATTGCCTATTACTTCAAACAACACATTAAAGTGGACTTCTTCTAATCCAAGTGTAGCTACTGTAGAAAATGGAATAATAGAAGGTGTATCAGTGGGTAGTGCCGATATTACAGTGGAAACAGTTAATGGAAAAACGGCTGTGTGTTCGGTAACTGTTAACGAAAGAACTTTTCTTACAGAGGCTTTCTTCGACTTTGGAACTACGGTATCTTCCGTTGCAACAGGTGCGATAAGAATTTCAGAAAACGATATGTTGAGCGGTTCGTATGGTTGGCTTACTAAAGTCGACACAAGAAGTCGTTCGATTACCGATAAAGAAAAAAGAGACTTTGCATTGAGTACTGCTGTGGGTATATTCAGAGTATATATGGTAAATGGTTCGTACAATGTAAAGGTTATGCAAGGAGACAATGATTATGCTCACGACAATATGCGTACTACTGTAAATGGAGAAATAAAAATCAATTCTGTTTCTGCTGCAAAAGGAGAATTTGTAGTCTCTGATTTTGAGGTTAAAGTAGAAGATAATTTAATGGAGTTTAAGTTTTCAGACGAGGGCGGAAGTGATGCTAATTGGGTGTTAAATTCTATTAGAATTGAACCTAAACCTAATTCTATAAAGAATATTGAGATAGGTGATTTGCTTCAACCAGGTACGTCTGTTACTGTATTTAATCTTTTAGGAATAAAAATAGGAGAATACATTTTAGAAAGCAACGACTTAATATCTTTTTTGAAAGGGAAACAAATACCAGAGGGAACGTATATCGTATCTCTAAATAAAGAGAACACAAATAAAGTGCTTAAATTGCAAATAGATAAGTAA
- a CDS encoding rhamnogalacturonyl hydrolase YesR (product_source=COG4225; cleavage_site_network=SignalP-noTM; cog=COG4225; pfam=PF00754,PF07470,PF16153,PF18962; superfamily=48208,49785; tigrfam=TIGR04183; transmembrane_helix_parts=Inside_1_4,TMhelix_5_27,Outside_28_1103), translating into MRKTIYLCFALLSVCFFSLQGVAQTSIVLANSSTNYDRTDEMVEVALEPTVYESLSTLALFDEDNNPVVYQKLPYDNKIIFQATLSKGATKTYTLKTGTPATATEVKTYAAVMKPNSRGDIAWENDRAAYRMYSRTLLNSEPNSANGVDLWVKKVSTPIVEKMYTYADYHSEQVEGVDAYSVGGKTLGAGGVVALIDGKLWLHDPYDECEIIANGPLRSEFILKYNKVEIAGDYYTKTVRITTNANGLLNKAVVKFEGRIKPMKIAAGIFLHTNTKGEQYTSEANIMGYSENKSEGNVTSTGARFFEGVYMPGTTAITTINNQSIISSDYAVGSEFTYYFGGGWNIFPGDCSTNQDWFDALKKFKYTISNPLLPVDYTKLPSKKEVLNEGIRANGYWIGKNATSPGNKLWARSVYNMANIDFYKVYPDYKYLQYANLWASTNGWTISGGPSTKDADNHTAGQTYIDLYWLDDVKDPTKIKAIKEAIDYRIANNTASDDWWWIDAMLMAMPTIVRLGVEYNDTKYYDKMYALFANIRDKLVVNASHADMWPTEYRTKYGAGPILTGFEDYEGLYDKTDHFWCRDWGFQQNVPPKKDPNASWSADVPDTSPNGKKIFWSRGNGWVIAAMARTLQYLPTTDAHRDEYIAILTEMAAALKDCQREDGFWNMNLADDQHFPGQETSGTALFTYGIAWGINNGFLDKETYYPVVAKGWNGLCRDALATSGLLSKVQNVGEGPIATSRLASNIDFGVGAFLLAASEVVKLADGEMPEPPEKPAASISSVTIQDQYKRIVVKFDQDLDKTSAVDKNNYSLNGPANLTVSKVMMSGNNGVIIYFNESIDYGKYTLVVNDVATQTGAVINGGSIVFVHTVPLSNPQTEIVITAIASQSGNPPANVMDNKLSTRWAQQGRSNQWIKFDMNEDVYVEAVDIAFFKGTVRRTFFNIESSSDDAVYTPVLSDLEGSGLTDEMERYAFDKIKARYIKIVCNSNSAAVSGAESEHWNSVTEVRIRYTKISNINNVTNTQKQISIYPNPVTDGSFTIQVADNDEVSVGIYDTKGSLLFKKTITPIDGKIDINNLNLSSGNYILAVDDNKSEIINKPFIVK; encoded by the coding sequence ATGAGAAAAACAATTTATTTATGTTTTGCATTACTATCTGTTTGTTTCTTTAGCTTACAGGGAGTTGCGCAAACAAGTATCGTTCTTGCAAATAGTTCAACGAATTATGACAGAACAGATGAAATGGTAGAAGTGGCTTTAGAGCCTACTGTCTATGAGTCGTTATCAACATTAGCATTGTTTGATGAGGATAATAATCCTGTAGTATATCAAAAATTACCTTATGATAATAAGATAATTTTTCAAGCTACACTAAGCAAAGGTGCAACAAAAACGTATACTCTTAAAACGGGTACACCAGCTACGGCTACCGAAGTTAAAACTTATGCGGCTGTAATGAAACCAAACTCTCGAGGAGATATAGCTTGGGAAAATGATCGCGCGGCTTATCGTATGTATAGCAGAACATTATTAAACTCAGAACCAAATTCGGCTAATGGGGTCGATTTGTGGGTTAAGAAAGTATCTACTCCTATAGTTGAAAAGATGTATACTTATGCAGATTATCACTCAGAACAAGTTGAAGGAGTTGATGCTTATTCAGTTGGCGGAAAAACTTTAGGCGCAGGTGGTGTTGTTGCTTTAATTGATGGTAAATTATGGTTACACGACCCTTATGATGAATGTGAAATTATAGCTAACGGTCCGCTACGTTCCGAATTTATCCTAAAATATAATAAGGTAGAAATAGCAGGAGACTATTATACAAAAACAGTTCGCATAACAACTAATGCTAACGGACTATTAAACAAAGCGGTTGTTAAATTCGAAGGTAGAATTAAACCTATGAAAATTGCAGCTGGTATATTCTTACATACAAATACTAAAGGTGAGCAATATACATCAGAAGCTAATATAATGGGATATTCCGAAAACAAGAGTGAAGGAAATGTAACATCTACAGGTGCTCGTTTCTTTGAGGGTGTTTATATGCCGGGAACAACAGCAATAACTACTATTAATAACCAAAGTATAATATCAAGTGATTATGCGGTAGGTTCTGAATTTACTTATTACTTCGGTGGAGGTTGGAACATTTTCCCTGGAGATTGTTCTACTAATCAAGATTGGTTTGATGCATTAAAGAAATTCAAATACACAATATCTAATCCGCTTCTTCCTGTCGACTACACAAAACTTCCGTCTAAAAAAGAAGTATTGAATGAGGGTATTAGAGCTAATGGATATTGGATAGGTAAAAACGCAACAAGTCCAGGTAATAAACTTTGGGCTCGTTCGGTTTATAATATGGCTAATATCGATTTCTATAAAGTTTATCCTGATTATAAATATCTTCAATATGCAAATTTATGGGCTTCTACTAACGGTTGGACTATTAGCGGTGGACCTTCAACTAAAGACGCAGATAACCATACTGCTGGTCAAACATATATCGACTTGTATTGGTTAGATGACGTTAAAGATCCTACAAAGATTAAAGCTATCAAAGAGGCTATAGATTATCGCATTGCTAATAATACAGCATCTGATGATTGGTGGTGGATAGATGCTATGTTAATGGCTATGCCTACTATAGTTCGCTTAGGTGTAGAGTATAACGATACTAAATATTATGATAAGATGTATGCTCTATTTGCAAATATAAGAGATAAGTTAGTTGTAAATGCTTCTCATGCAGATATGTGGCCTACAGAATATCGTACAAAATATGGAGCAGGCCCTATCCTTACAGGATTTGAAGATTACGAAGGTCTTTACGACAAAACAGATCATTTTTGGTGTCGCGACTGGGGATTCCAACAAAACGTACCACCTAAAAAAGACCCAAATGCATCATGGAGTGCCGATGTTCCTGATACATCTCCTAACGGAAAGAAGATATTTTGGTCTCGTGGTAATGGTTGGGTAATTGCAGCTATGGCTCGCACTCTTCAATATTTGCCAACTACAGATGCTCATAGAGATGAGTATATAGCAATACTTACAGAAATGGCGGCTGCACTAAAAGATTGCCAACGTGAAGACGGTTTCTGGAATATGAATCTTGCAGACGACCAACATTTCCCTGGACAAGAAACCAGCGGTACAGCTTTATTTACTTATGGTATTGCATGGGGTATCAATAATGGCTTTTTAGACAAAGAAACATATTACCCAGTTGTGGCTAAGGGTTGGAACGGATTATGTAGAGATGCTTTGGCTACAAGTGGTTTGTTAAGTAAAGTGCAAAATGTAGGCGAAGGTCCTATTGCAACAAGTCGTTTAGCAAGTAATATCGACTTTGGAGTAGGGGCATTCCTTTTGGCTGCAAGTGAAGTTGTTAAATTAGCTGATGGTGAAATGCCTGAGCCTCCTGAAAAGCCAGCGGCATCTATCTCTTCTGTAACAATTCAAGATCAATATAAAAGAATAGTCGTGAAATTCGATCAAGACTTAGACAAAACATCTGCTGTTGATAAAAATAATTATTCATTAAATGGACCAGCTAATCTAACAGTGTCTAAAGTAATGATGTCTGGAAATAATGGCGTAATCATATACTTTAATGAAAGTATAGATTATGGTAAATATACATTAGTAGTAAACGATGTTGCAACTCAAACCGGTGCTGTCATTAATGGCGGCAGCATCGTGTTTGTTCATACTGTGCCTCTATCTAATCCTCAAACAGAAATTGTTATCACAGCTATTGCTTCTCAATCTGGAAACCCTCCTGCAAACGTTATGGATAATAAATTGAGTACTCGTTGGGCTCAACAAGGAAGAAGCAACCAATGGATTAAATTCGATATGAACGAAGATGTTTATGTTGAGGCTGTTGATATTGCTTTCTTTAAGGGTACTGTTCGTAGAACTTTTTTTAATATAGAATCATCTTCAGACGATGCGGTGTATACTCCTGTGCTTTCTGATTTAGAGGGTAGTGGATTGACAGACGAAATGGAGCGATATGCTTTTGATAAAATTAAGGCAAGATATATAAAGATTGTTTGTAATAGTAACTCTGCTGCCGTTTCGGGTGCCGAATCTGAACACTGGAATAGTGTTACGGAGGTAAGAATAAGATACACTAAAATCTCAAATATAAATAATGTAACAAATACACAAAAACAAATTTCAATTTATCCCAATCCTGTAACTGATGGAAGTTTTACAATTCAAGTAGCCGACAATGATGAAGTAAGTGTTGGCATATATGACACTAAAGGCAGTTTATTATTCAAAAAAACAATTACTCCTATTGATGGAAAAATAGATATTAATAATCTTAATTTATCTTCAGGCAATTATATCTTGGCCGTTGACGACAATAAATCGGAAATAATTAATAAGCCATTTATAGTAAAATAA